A window from Citrus sinensis cultivar Valencia sweet orange chromosome 5, DVS_A1.0, whole genome shotgun sequence encodes these proteins:
- the LOC102620438 gene encoding uncharacterized protein LOC102620438 isoform X3 yields the protein MAVLASRKHYCTNKYVRDKENIDEECKLLLGDRNLGCPQFKNVHKVRGHPSLQKGGCHEVHDIEDLVNVGQVVRGCSYYAARSMADDAQLVFCPYSYIINPVIRGAMEVDIKGAILILDEAHNIEDIARDAGSVDIDEDVLLKLQMELEQVCSVNPMIYQPLIEMTQDLVGWIERRKATLAKREFQHFFSCWTGDKALRELQEANISRQCFPILLECATKAIKEATDTESELPHLSGMSVITLEGLFSSLTYFFSRNGSHVSDYQLALQKYIKRDSKNPGGNWTHTLSLWCLNPAVVFKDVAELSLSIILTSGTLSPMNSFSSELGVQFGTCLEAPHVIDVDLQVLTSVISTGPDNYPLNASYKTADGYAFQDALGKSIEEICNVVPGGSLVFFPSYKLMEKLCNRWRETGQWSRLNAKKPLFVEPKGGSQEDFEIVLKHYYNSISQGSKCAVVRKKRVKREGNNDLNTIESQENANKKGASFLAVCRGKVSEGIDFSDDNARVVIVVGIPFPNINDIQVSLKKKYNDTYRSSKNLLSGNEWYCNQAFRALNQAIGRCIRHRFDYGAIILLDERFQEERNRAHISKWLRKSIKQYDSFDASLEGLKSFFRDVKGWVGKKMFNGLENSDNDVDHVSSMDQCKEVTKQNTQELNKSDHSGQNVQSISKYDPFSHQKSQGNFEVQTSLQTDQNNSCIEYIDLERMNDKNNHSIDSSKGSTRKENKKLNSYDNSGQKLHSSVKYDSFPGLNLLDEVEVQEFVQLDRVSSCKDYINTQCSLQKSSRCCEASSMPFSNEDPELLLVKETPAMDDNNTMASPGSLSKDGNSSSTIFQASTQSPDQLSVHSQSLTNPVRVPSSAQPEMVVTPEKEVTGDTSNLPPERDSSLSSSVNSHTQKRRKTMVSPSVDLMLMASREANRRIEFNSETNYVKNKSKTSNNCAESHLSSTPVMDKTLQISCSLCRSPLGLPENHLYVRCSVTSSAKAHLVSLLKQRQELCANVTSIPVIMTDISSVDQLLTNQSFGGASGQGIWCEEDGCVYNTLFCPFCSSPSNCLGVQIVASNALNFQLLNKILFYLDRLEIRIPESGKFKSEAKDSSPITHSAMDKVAAFSCIEKFSYSPILEDSGGWRSTKSKLRLPKKGRGS from the exons ATGGCAGTGTTG GCTTCGCGTAAACATTATTGCACAAACAAGTACGTACGTGACAAAGAGAATATTGATGAAGAATG caAGCTGCTTTTGGGGGATCGAAATTTGGGTTGTCCTCAATTTAA AAATGTGCATAAAGTCAGAGGTCACCCATCACTTCAGAAAGGAGGTTGCCATGAGGTTCATGATATTGAAGATCTGGTGAATGTTGGACAAGTCGTTAGAG GATGTTCATATTATGCTGCACGCTCCATGGCAGATGATGCGCAGTTGGTGTTTTGTCCCTACAGCTACATCATTAATCCTGTCATTCGGGGTGCTATGGAAGTTGATATTAAAGGAGCCATTTTAATTCTTGATGAAGCCCA CAATATCGAAGACATTGCCCGTGATGCCGGTAGTGTGGATATTGATGAAGATGTTTTGCTAA AATTGCAGATGGAACTAGAGCAAGTGTGCTCTGTTAATCCCATGATTTACCAACCATTAATTGAAATGACCCAG GACCTCGTAGGCTGGATTGAGCGCAGGAAAGCAACATTAGCAAAGCGGGAATTTCAGCACTTCTTCTCTTG TTGGACTGGTGATAAAGCTTTAAGAGAACTCCAAGAAGCTAACATCTCACGGCAGTGCTTTCCAATATTGCTAGAATGTGCCACAAAG GCAATCAAAGAAGCTACAGACACAGAATCAGAGTTACCTCATCTGAGTGGCATGTCAGTCATAACATTGGAAG GGTTATTCTCCTCACTTACCTATTTCTTCTCAAGAAACGGTTCTCATGTATCTGATTATCAGCTTGCTTTAcagaaatatattaaaagagaTTCAA AAAACCCTGGTGGAAACTGGACACATACTTTAAGTTTGTGGTGCTTGAATCCAGCTGTTGTTTTCAAGGATGTTGCTGAGCTTTCTTTGTCTATTATTTTAACATCGGG GACCTTATCACCAATGAATTCCTTCTCTTCTGAGCTTGGAGTTCAATTCGGAACTTGTCTGGAGGCTCCGCATGTCATCGATGTTGATTTGCAG GTGTTGACTTCTGTAATCTCCACTGGTCCAGATAATTATCCATTGAATGCAAGTTATAAAACTGCAGATGGGTATGCTTTTCAG GATGCCCTTGGCAAATCTATAGAGGAAATATGCAACGTTGTTCCTGGTGGCTCTCTTGTATTCTTCCCTAGTTATAAGTTGATGGAGAAACTGTGCAATCGTTGGCGTGAAACAGGCCAATGGTCTCGACTTAATGCAAAGAAACCTCTTTTTGTGG AGCCAAAAGGGGGAAGCCAGGAAGACTTTGAGATTGTTTTGAAGCATTATTACAACTCAATTTCACAAGGCAGTAAATGTGCTGttgtgagaaagaaaagagttaAGAGAGAAGGCAATAATGACTTAAACACAATTGAGTCTCAGGAAAATGCTAATAAGAAAGGAGCCAGTTTCCTTGCAGTTTGCCGTGGAAAG GTTTCAGAAGGAATTGACTTCAGCGATGATAATGCTCGAGTGGTT ATAGTTGTTGGCATACCATTTCCAAACAT AAATGATATTCAAGTttcattgaagaagaaatataatgATACATATAGATCATCAAAAAATCTTCTAAGTGGTAATGAGTGGTACTGCAACCAAGCCTTTCGAGCTCTAAATCAAGCTATAG GACGCTGCATAAGACATAGGTTTGACTATGGAGCCATCATCTTATTAG ATGAGCGCTTTCAAGAGGAAAGGAATAGAGCTCATATTTCTAAGTGGCTAAGGAAATCCATTAAACAGTATGATAGCTTTGACGCATCACTAGAGGGTTTAAAGTCTTTTTTCAGAGATGTCAAG GGTTGGGTTGGCAAGAAAATGTTTAATGGCTTAGAAAATTCTGACAACGATGTGGACCATGTCTCTTCTATGGATCAATGCAAAGAGGTGACAAAACAGAATACTCAGGAACTTAACAAGTCTGATCATTCTGGACAGAATGTACAATCTATAAGCAAGTATGACCCTTTTTCCCATCAGAAGTCTCAAGGTAATTTTGAAGTTCAGACATCTTTGCAAACTGATCAGAACAACAGCTGCATAGAATATATTGACCTGGAAAGAATGAACGATAAAAACAATCATTCTATTGATTCAAGCAAAGGGTCAACAaggaaagaaaacaagaaactgAACAGTTATGACAATTCTGGACAGAAGCTACACTCTTCAGTGAAGTATGACTCTTTTCCCGGGCTGAACTTGTTAGATGAGGTTGAAGTTCAGGAATTTGTCCAGCTAGATAGAGTCAGTAGCTGCAAAGATTATATCAACACACAATGCAGTTTGCAGAAAAGTTCAAG GTGCTGCGAGGCTTCATCCATGCCATTCTCCAATGAAGATCCAGAATTACTCCTTGTCAAGGAAACCCCTGCTATGGATGATAATAATACCATGGCTAGTCCTGGATCCTTATCTAAGGATGGGAACTCTAGTTCAACCATATTTCAAGCATCTACACAATCTCCAGATCAATTATCAGTCCATTCGCAGTCTTTGACAAATCCGGTCCGAGTCCCTTCCAGCGCCCAGCCTGAGATGGTAGTCACTCCTGAAAAAGAAGTCACTGGAGACACCAGCAATTTGCCACCAGAAAGAGATTCGTCTTTGAGTTCGAGTGTTAATTCACATACCCAAAAAAGGAGGAAAACCATGGTTTCACCTTCAGTTGACCTTATGTTAATGGCAAGCAGAGAAGCAAATCGgagaattgaatttaattcggAAACCAATTATGTGAAAAACAAATCCAAAACGTCAAATAATTGTGCTGAATCACATTTGTCCTCTACTCCAGTTATGGACAAGACTTTACAAATTTCATGTTCACTCTGTAGGAGCCCTTTAGGTCTTCCTGAGAATCATCTATATGTTAGGTGCTCAGTTACTTCATCTGCTAAAGCTCACTTAGTATCTCTTCTGAAACAAAGACAGGAACTGTGTGCAAATGTAACAAGCATACCTGTTATCATGACTGACATTTCATCAGTTGATCAGCTACTCACCAACCAGTCTTTTGGAGGTGCCTCAGGACAGGGCATATGGTGTGAAGAGGATGGATGTGTATATAATACCCTTTTTTGCCCCTTCTGCAGTAGCCCCAGCAACTGTCTTGGCGTTCAGATAGTGGCAAGCAATGCATTGAACTTTCAGTTACTTAACAAA ATATTGTTTTACTTGGATCGTCTGGAAATTAGAATTCCTGAATCTGGAAAATTCAAGTCAGAGGCCAAG GATTCATCACCAATTACTCATTCAGCCATGGATAAAGTCGCTGCTTTCAGTTGcatagaaaaattttcttattctcCAATACTGGAAGATTCAGGAGGGTGGAGGTCCACAAAATCgaag CTGAGACTACCAAAGAAAGGCCGGGGTTCCTAA
- the LOC102620438 gene encoding uncharacterized protein LOC102620438 isoform X4, which produces MAVLASRKHYCTNNKLLLGDRNLGCPQFKNVHKVRGHPSLQKGGCHEVHDIEDLVNVGQVVRGCSYYAARSMADDAQLVFCPYSYIINPVIRGAMEVDIKGAILILDEAHNIEDIARDAGSVDIDEDVLLKLQMELEQVCSVNPMIYQPLIEMTQDLVGWIERRKATLAKREFQHFFSCWTGDKALRELQEANISRQCFPILLECATKAIKEATDTESELPHLSGMSVITLEGLFSSLTYFFSRNGSHVSDYQLALQKYIKRDSKNPGGNWTHTLSLWCLNPAVVFKDVAELSLSIILTSGTLSPMNSFSSELGVQFGTCLEAPHVIDVDLQVLTSVISTGPDNYPLNASYKTADGYAFQDALGKSIEEICNVVPGGSLVFFPSYKLMEKLCNRWRETGQWSRLNAKKPLFVEPKGGSQEDFEIVLKHYYNSISQGSKCAVVRKKRVKREGNNDLNTIESQENANKKGASFLAVCRGKVSEGIDFSDDNARVVIVVGIPFPNINDIQVSLKKKYNDTYRSSKNLLSGNEWYCNQAFRALNQAIGRCIRHRFDYGAIILLDERFQEERNRAHISKWLRKSIKQYDSFDASLEGLKSFFRDVKGWVGKKMFNGLENSDNDVDHVSSMDQCKEVTKQNTQELNKSDHSGQNVQSISKYDPFSHQKSQGNFEVQTSLQTDQNNSCIEYIDLERMNDKNNHSIDSSKGSTRKENKKLNSYDNSGQKLHSSVKYDSFPGLNLLDEVEVQEFVQLDRVSSCKDYINTQCSLQKSSRCCEASSMPFSNEDPELLLVKETPAMDDNNTMASPGSLSKDGNSSSTIFQASTQSPDQLSVHSQSLTNPVRVPSSAQPEMVVTPEKEVTGDTSNLPPERDSSLSSSVNSHTQKRRKTMVSPSVDLMLMASREANRRIEFNSETNYVKNKSKTSNNCAESHLSSTPVMDKTLQISCSLCRSPLGLPENHLYVRCSVTSSAKAHLVSLLKQRQELCANVTSIPVIMTDISSVDQLLTNQSFGGASGQGIWCEEDGCVYNTLFCPFCSSPSNCLGVQIVASNALNFQLLNKILFYLDRLEIRIPESGKFKSEAKDSSPITHSAMDKVAAFSCIEKFSYSPILEDSGGWRSTKSKLRLPKKGRGS; this is translated from the exons ATGGCAGTGTTG GCTTCGCGTAAACATTATTGCACAAACAA caAGCTGCTTTTGGGGGATCGAAATTTGGGTTGTCCTCAATTTAA AAATGTGCATAAAGTCAGAGGTCACCCATCACTTCAGAAAGGAGGTTGCCATGAGGTTCATGATATTGAAGATCTGGTGAATGTTGGACAAGTCGTTAGAG GATGTTCATATTATGCTGCACGCTCCATGGCAGATGATGCGCAGTTGGTGTTTTGTCCCTACAGCTACATCATTAATCCTGTCATTCGGGGTGCTATGGAAGTTGATATTAAAGGAGCCATTTTAATTCTTGATGAAGCCCA CAATATCGAAGACATTGCCCGTGATGCCGGTAGTGTGGATATTGATGAAGATGTTTTGCTAA AATTGCAGATGGAACTAGAGCAAGTGTGCTCTGTTAATCCCATGATTTACCAACCATTAATTGAAATGACCCAG GACCTCGTAGGCTGGATTGAGCGCAGGAAAGCAACATTAGCAAAGCGGGAATTTCAGCACTTCTTCTCTTG TTGGACTGGTGATAAAGCTTTAAGAGAACTCCAAGAAGCTAACATCTCACGGCAGTGCTTTCCAATATTGCTAGAATGTGCCACAAAG GCAATCAAAGAAGCTACAGACACAGAATCAGAGTTACCTCATCTGAGTGGCATGTCAGTCATAACATTGGAAG GGTTATTCTCCTCACTTACCTATTTCTTCTCAAGAAACGGTTCTCATGTATCTGATTATCAGCTTGCTTTAcagaaatatattaaaagagaTTCAA AAAACCCTGGTGGAAACTGGACACATACTTTAAGTTTGTGGTGCTTGAATCCAGCTGTTGTTTTCAAGGATGTTGCTGAGCTTTCTTTGTCTATTATTTTAACATCGGG GACCTTATCACCAATGAATTCCTTCTCTTCTGAGCTTGGAGTTCAATTCGGAACTTGTCTGGAGGCTCCGCATGTCATCGATGTTGATTTGCAG GTGTTGACTTCTGTAATCTCCACTGGTCCAGATAATTATCCATTGAATGCAAGTTATAAAACTGCAGATGGGTATGCTTTTCAG GATGCCCTTGGCAAATCTATAGAGGAAATATGCAACGTTGTTCCTGGTGGCTCTCTTGTATTCTTCCCTAGTTATAAGTTGATGGAGAAACTGTGCAATCGTTGGCGTGAAACAGGCCAATGGTCTCGACTTAATGCAAAGAAACCTCTTTTTGTGG AGCCAAAAGGGGGAAGCCAGGAAGACTTTGAGATTGTTTTGAAGCATTATTACAACTCAATTTCACAAGGCAGTAAATGTGCTGttgtgagaaagaaaagagttaAGAGAGAAGGCAATAATGACTTAAACACAATTGAGTCTCAGGAAAATGCTAATAAGAAAGGAGCCAGTTTCCTTGCAGTTTGCCGTGGAAAG GTTTCAGAAGGAATTGACTTCAGCGATGATAATGCTCGAGTGGTT ATAGTTGTTGGCATACCATTTCCAAACAT AAATGATATTCAAGTttcattgaagaagaaatataatgATACATATAGATCATCAAAAAATCTTCTAAGTGGTAATGAGTGGTACTGCAACCAAGCCTTTCGAGCTCTAAATCAAGCTATAG GACGCTGCATAAGACATAGGTTTGACTATGGAGCCATCATCTTATTAG ATGAGCGCTTTCAAGAGGAAAGGAATAGAGCTCATATTTCTAAGTGGCTAAGGAAATCCATTAAACAGTATGATAGCTTTGACGCATCACTAGAGGGTTTAAAGTCTTTTTTCAGAGATGTCAAG GGTTGGGTTGGCAAGAAAATGTTTAATGGCTTAGAAAATTCTGACAACGATGTGGACCATGTCTCTTCTATGGATCAATGCAAAGAGGTGACAAAACAGAATACTCAGGAACTTAACAAGTCTGATCATTCTGGACAGAATGTACAATCTATAAGCAAGTATGACCCTTTTTCCCATCAGAAGTCTCAAGGTAATTTTGAAGTTCAGACATCTTTGCAAACTGATCAGAACAACAGCTGCATAGAATATATTGACCTGGAAAGAATGAACGATAAAAACAATCATTCTATTGATTCAAGCAAAGGGTCAACAaggaaagaaaacaagaaactgAACAGTTATGACAATTCTGGACAGAAGCTACACTCTTCAGTGAAGTATGACTCTTTTCCCGGGCTGAACTTGTTAGATGAGGTTGAAGTTCAGGAATTTGTCCAGCTAGATAGAGTCAGTAGCTGCAAAGATTATATCAACACACAATGCAGTTTGCAGAAAAGTTCAAG GTGCTGCGAGGCTTCATCCATGCCATTCTCCAATGAAGATCCAGAATTACTCCTTGTCAAGGAAACCCCTGCTATGGATGATAATAATACCATGGCTAGTCCTGGATCCTTATCTAAGGATGGGAACTCTAGTTCAACCATATTTCAAGCATCTACACAATCTCCAGATCAATTATCAGTCCATTCGCAGTCTTTGACAAATCCGGTCCGAGTCCCTTCCAGCGCCCAGCCTGAGATGGTAGTCACTCCTGAAAAAGAAGTCACTGGAGACACCAGCAATTTGCCACCAGAAAGAGATTCGTCTTTGAGTTCGAGTGTTAATTCACATACCCAAAAAAGGAGGAAAACCATGGTTTCACCTTCAGTTGACCTTATGTTAATGGCAAGCAGAGAAGCAAATCGgagaattgaatttaattcggAAACCAATTATGTGAAAAACAAATCCAAAACGTCAAATAATTGTGCTGAATCACATTTGTCCTCTACTCCAGTTATGGACAAGACTTTACAAATTTCATGTTCACTCTGTAGGAGCCCTTTAGGTCTTCCTGAGAATCATCTATATGTTAGGTGCTCAGTTACTTCATCTGCTAAAGCTCACTTAGTATCTCTTCTGAAACAAAGACAGGAACTGTGTGCAAATGTAACAAGCATACCTGTTATCATGACTGACATTTCATCAGTTGATCAGCTACTCACCAACCAGTCTTTTGGAGGTGCCTCAGGACAGGGCATATGGTGTGAAGAGGATGGATGTGTATATAATACCCTTTTTTGCCCCTTCTGCAGTAGCCCCAGCAACTGTCTTGGCGTTCAGATAGTGGCAAGCAATGCATTGAACTTTCAGTTACTTAACAAA ATATTGTTTTACTTGGATCGTCTGGAAATTAGAATTCCTGAATCTGGAAAATTCAAGTCAGAGGCCAAG GATTCATCACCAATTACTCATTCAGCCATGGATAAAGTCGCTGCTTTCAGTTGcatagaaaaattttcttattctcCAATACTGGAAGATTCAGGAGGGTGGAGGTCCACAAAATCgaag CTGAGACTACCAAAGAAAGGCCGGGGTTCCTAA